In one Cardiocondyla obscurior isolate alpha-2009 linkage group LG17, Cobs3.1, whole genome shotgun sequence genomic region, the following are encoded:
- the Poc1 gene encoding POC1 centriolar protein homolog A isoform X1, protein MPQDTIEETDCDPAYEGYFKGHNREVTALSFHPNGSQFISGSLDKTIMLWHLKQLMRAYKFKGHEESVLDVCYSPNGNLIASASKDRSVRLWVPKVNGDTIKFTAHSSAVNSVQFRPYGEELVTASNDKSIKLWFPCRRKKKFFKSFTQHTSWVKCVKFSSTGKLLVSCSDDKTIKVWDITSGKCVKTFNEMKAPAKHVEFHPNDIVIGSANENACVKLYDLRTNTLCQHYTAFEGPVNMVKFHPTGKFMLTASNDSTVKILDIVEGRPIYNLKGHEMSVTSIAFSKDGEYFVSGSTDQRIILWKCNLCTDDRKSPTQVIPSTSEQQNICKKPNRYELDKNVREKQTQIKIIS, encoded by the exons atgcCAC AAGACACAATAGAAGAAACTGACTGTGATCCTGCATATGAAGGATACTTTAAAGGGCATAACCGGGAAGTCACAGCTTTAAGCTTCCATCCAAATGGCAGTCAGTTTATATCGGGAAGCTTGGACAAAACAATAATGCTGTGGCACTTAAAACAATTGATGCGAGCTTACAAATTCAAGGGTCACGAAGAAAGTGTCCTGGATGTGTGCTACTCGCCAAATGGAAACCTTATAGCCAGTGCTTCCAAAGACAGAAGTGTAAGACTTTGGGTTCCTAAAGTTAATGGggatacaataaaatttacagcTCACAGCTCTGCTGTAAACTCAGTACAGTTTAGGCCATATGGGGAAGAg CTGGTTACTGCATCAAACGACAAAAGCATAAAACTATGGTTTCCCTGtcgcagaaagaaaaagtttttcaaGTCATTTACTCAGCACACATCTTGGGTCAAATGCGTCAAGTTTTCTTCCACTGGTAAACTTTTAGTATCCTGTAGTGacgataaaacaataaaagtaTGGGACATTACCAGTGGAAAATGTGTCAAAACTTTTAACGAGATGAAAG CTCCAGCTAAGCATGTGGAGTTTCACCCGAACGACATAGTTATTGGATCGGCAAATGAAAATGCGtgtgttaaattatatgatttGAGAACAAATACTTTATGTCAGCATTACACTGCTTTTGAAGGGCCCGTTAATATGGTCAAATTCCATCCAACGGgtaaatttatgttaacgGCTTCGAATGACTCGACAGTAAAG ATTTTAGATATCGTGGAAGGCCGTCCAATTTACAATCTCAAGGGTCATGAAATGAGTGTAACATCTATAGCATTTTCAAAAGATGGTgaatattttgtttctggtaGCACAGACCAACGAATTATATTAtggaaatgtaatttatgtACTGATGACCGAAAGAGTCCTACACAGGTAATCCCTTCCACCAGTGAAcaacaaaatatatgtaagAAACCAAATCGCTATGAACTTGATAAAAATGTACGCGAAAAACAGactcaaataaaaataataagttaa
- the Poc1 gene encoding POC1 centriolar protein homolog A isoform X2 has protein sequence MPQDTIEETDCDPAYEGYFKGHNREVTALSFHPNGSQFISGSLDKTIMLWHLKQLMRAYKFKGHEESVLDVCYSPNGNLIASASKDRSVRLWVPKVNGDTIKFTAHSSAVNSVQFRPYGEELVTASNDKSIKLWFPCRRKKKFFKSFTQHTSWVKCVKFSSTGKLLVSCSDDKTIKVWDITSGKCVKTFNEMKAPAKHVEFHPNDIVIGSANENACVKLYDLRTNTLCQHYTAFEGPVNMVKFHPTGKFMLTASNDSTVKILDIVEGRPIYNLKGHEMSVTSIAFSKDGEYFVSGSTDQRIILWKCNLCTDDRKSPTQN, from the exons atgcCAC AAGACACAATAGAAGAAACTGACTGTGATCCTGCATATGAAGGATACTTTAAAGGGCATAACCGGGAAGTCACAGCTTTAAGCTTCCATCCAAATGGCAGTCAGTTTATATCGGGAAGCTTGGACAAAACAATAATGCTGTGGCACTTAAAACAATTGATGCGAGCTTACAAATTCAAGGGTCACGAAGAAAGTGTCCTGGATGTGTGCTACTCGCCAAATGGAAACCTTATAGCCAGTGCTTCCAAAGACAGAAGTGTAAGACTTTGGGTTCCTAAAGTTAATGGggatacaataaaatttacagcTCACAGCTCTGCTGTAAACTCAGTACAGTTTAGGCCATATGGGGAAGAg CTGGTTACTGCATCAAACGACAAAAGCATAAAACTATGGTTTCCCTGtcgcagaaagaaaaagtttttcaaGTCATTTACTCAGCACACATCTTGGGTCAAATGCGTCAAGTTTTCTTCCACTGGTAAACTTTTAGTATCCTGTAGTGacgataaaacaataaaagtaTGGGACATTACCAGTGGAAAATGTGTCAAAACTTTTAACGAGATGAAAG CTCCAGCTAAGCATGTGGAGTTTCACCCGAACGACATAGTTATTGGATCGGCAAATGAAAATGCGtgtgttaaattatatgatttGAGAACAAATACTTTATGTCAGCATTACACTGCTTTTGAAGGGCCCGTTAATATGGTCAAATTCCATCCAACGGgtaaatttatgttaacgGCTTCGAATGACTCGACAGTAAAG ATTTTAGATATCGTGGAAGGCCGTCCAATTTACAATCTCAAGGGTCATGAAATGAGTGTAACATCTATAGCATTTTCAAAAGATGGTgaatattttgtttctggtaGCACAGACCAACGAATTATATTAtggaaatgtaatttatgtACTGATGACCGAAAGAGTCCTACACAG aATTAA
- the Atox1 gene encoding copper transport protein ATOX1, with amino-acid sequence MAAQIHEFSVEMTCEGCSNAVQNVLKKKAGIDEVKIDLQGKKVLVTTALGSDEILETIKKTGKTCQFLGTN; translated from the exons ATGGCAGCTCAG ATACACGAATTTAGTGTTGAAATGACGTGTGAGGGATGCTCAAATGCTGTGCAAAACGTGCTCAAGAAAAAAGCAG GTATCGACGAAGTCAAGATAGATTTGCAAGGAAAAAAGGTGCTTGTGACTACCGCCCTTGGCTCGGACGAGATTTTAGAGACAATCAAGAAAACTGGAAAGACATGTCAATTTTTAGGCACCaattga
- the Lnk gene encoding SH2B adapter protein 2 isoform X1 produces MSVYAASTPTASTAISPAINATAAPTKPATTTTTTARTSPTATITTTTTTTTTVVAAAEVTSTSAATTTTATTTTTTTTAAAATTTTTTTTTAPATTTATPSTATAASPEAATGWIEFCERHARASASDFAKAFCAYVSLNLPESTRANLSHRDFLRQFVVIFCEHFESEYLRQSVRSLSLHDTRSVISNERDINLASQNANAPVRASSHEEFSDYSEHEGEAVSPKPAHKPFFRRLSFKGLKKGKGFFHKQQSDEVELSHSEHRKDKHSKAKLSKIVVECRKEGIVNSLMGENIDGTQKWEKSRLALIKAIGGYMLEFYSPPKAVKPRSGVFCSAITEARETTALEMPDHENTFVLKTQNMEFVIEAHDSNDMKSWLATIRYCMRTVQQSSSVPGSGPGDSLGDSLGHGSLAIGSDSDRLRANSASKSFRSASHEHGEDSQGNPPELPPRLHMRSSSNLELCSSQQEIEQMPANEGELDLSSSLREYPWFHGTLPRSDAAQLVLHSAANGHGVFLVRQSETRKGEFVLTFNFQGRAKHLRMTLNDQGHCRVQHLCFPAIYDMLEHFRQNAIPLESGGTADVTLTEYVVATNHTSRSGHHNVASGSNVQQSQERRPLPAVEPREVRTFGGSIRTRTESLERLEQRNIIVEQGSGSTGRAVQNTYSFL; encoded by the exons ATGAGTGTTTACGCCGCGAGTACGCCGACAGCGAGCACCGCGATATCGCCGGCGATTAACGCGACGGCGGCGCCGACGAAgccggcgacgacgacgacaacgacggcgAGAACGTCGCCGACCGCAACAatcacgacgacgacgacaacgacgacgacggtggtGGCGGCCGCGGAGGTCACGTCGACGTCGGCGGCGACAACGACAACcgcgacgacaacgacgactacgacgacggcggcggcagcaacgacgacgacgacgacaacgacgacggcaCCGGCTACGACGACGGCCACGCCGTCCACGGCGACCGCCGCGTCGCCGGAAGCAGCGACCGGCTGGATCGAGTTCTGCGAGAGGCACGCCCGCGCCTCGGCCTCTGACTTTGCCAAGGCGTTCTGCGCCTACGTTAGCCTGAATCTGCCCGAAAGCACCCGTGCCAACCTCTCGCACCGTGACTTCCTGCGCCAGTTCGTCGTTATCTTCTGCGAACACTTTGAGAGCGAGTACCTGCGTCAGAGCGTGAG ATCGCTATCGTTGCACGATACTAGGAGTGTAATTTCCAATGAAAGGGACATAAATCTCGCAAGTCAAAATGCCAATGCACCGGTCCGTGCTTCCTCGCATGAGGAGTTCAGCGATTATTCTGAGCATGAGGGAGAGGCAGTGTCGCCGAAACCTGCCCACAAGCCTTTTTTTCGCAGGTTGTCATTTAAAGGACTTAAAAAGGGCAAGGGTTTCTTCCACAAACAGCAAAGCGACGAAGTTGAGTTATCTCACAGCGAACACCGCAAGGATAAACACTCCAAGGCTAAGCTATCGAAAATTGTGGTGGAATGCCGTAAAGAAGGTATCGTTAACTCCTTGATGGGCGAGAACATAGATGGGACGCAAAAATGGGAAAAGTCACGGTTAGCTTTGATCAAGGCCATTGGCGGCTACATGCTGGAGTTCTACTCTCCGCCGAAGGCTGTGAAGCCACGCAGCGGCGTCTTTTGCTCAGCGATAACGGAGGCTAGGGAAACTACGGCGCTCGAAATGCCGGATCACGAGAACACATTCGTCCTGAAGACCCAGAACATGGAGTTTGTCATCGAGGCGCATGACTCGAACGACATGAAATCGTGGCTGGCGACGATTAGATATTGCATGCGAACGGTGCAGCAGAGCTCTAGCGTTCCCGGCTCCGGGCCGGGAGACTCTTTAGGAGATTCCCTAGGTCACGGTTCGCTGGCTATCGGATCCGATAGCGATAGATTACGAGCCAACTCGGCGAGTAAAAGCTTCCGATCCGCTAGTCATGAACACGGCGAGGACTCACAGGGCAATCCACCAGAATTACCTCCGAGGCTTCATATGCGCAGCAGTAGTAATTTAGAATTATGTTCCTCTCAACAAGAAATCGAGCaaa TGCCTGCTAATGAAGGCGAGCTGGATTTATCGAGTAGCTTACGAGAATACCCGTGGTTTCACGGTACTCTTCCTCGTTCGGATGCCGCACAACTCGTGCTGCATAGTGCAGCTAATGGTCACGGTGTGTTCCTGGTTCGACAGAGCGAAACTAGAAAAGGCGAATTTGtgttaacttttaattttcaaggAAGAGCTAAG CATTTACGAATGACGTTAAACGATCAGGGTCATTGCCGAGTCCAACATCTATGCTTTCCTGCGATATACGATATGCTTGAACACTTTCGTCAAAATGCGATCCCACTCGAATCCGGTGGAACAGCTGATGTTACTTTAACAGAGTACGTAGTGGCGACGAATCACACATCGCGATCCGGGCATCACAACGTGGCGAGTGGCTCAAATGTACAACAGTCGCAAGAGAGGAGACCTCTGCCAGCTGTGGAGCCCAGAGAA GTACGCACTTTTGGTGGTTCTATAAGAACGCGCACGGAATCGTTGGAGAGACTAGAGCAACGGAACATCATTGTGGAACAAGGCTCGGGTTCCACTGGCAGAGCAGTTCAAAACACTTACAGTTTTCTCTGA
- the Lnk gene encoding SH2B adapter protein 2 isoform X2, which produces MSVYAASTPTASTAISPAINATAAPTKPATTTTTTARTSPTATITTTTTTTTTVVAAAEVTSTSAATTTTATTTTTTTTAAAATTTTTTTTTAPATTTATPSTATAASPEAATGWIEFCERHARASASDFAKAFCAYVSLNLPESTRANLSHRDFLRQFVVIFCEHFESEYLRQSVRSLSLHDTRSVISNERDINLASQNANAPVRASSHEEFSDYSEHEGEAVSPKPAHKPFFRRLSFKGLKKGKGFFHKQQSDEVELSHSEHRKDKHSKAKLSKIVVECRKEGIVNSLMGENIDGTQKWEKSRLALIKAIGGYMLEFYSPPKAVKPRSGVFCSAITEARETTALEMPDHENTFVLKTQNMEFVIEAHDSNDMKSWLATIRYCMRTVQQSSSVPGSGPGDSLGDSLGHGSLAIGSDSDRLRANSASKSFRSASHEHGEDSQGNPPELPPRLHMRSSSNLELCSSQQEIEQMPANEGELDLSSSLREYPWFHGTLPRSDAAQLVLHSAANGHGVFLVRQSETRKGEFVLTFNFQGRAKHLRMTLNDQGHCRVQHLCFPAIYDMLEHFRQNAIPLESGGTADVTLTEYVVATNHTSRSGHHNVASGSNVQQSQERRPLPAVEPREVRVCSGSLTPLV; this is translated from the exons ATGAGTGTTTACGCCGCGAGTACGCCGACAGCGAGCACCGCGATATCGCCGGCGATTAACGCGACGGCGGCGCCGACGAAgccggcgacgacgacgacaacgacggcgAGAACGTCGCCGACCGCAACAatcacgacgacgacgacaacgacgacgacggtggtGGCGGCCGCGGAGGTCACGTCGACGTCGGCGGCGACAACGACAACcgcgacgacaacgacgactacgacgacggcggcggcagcaacgacgacgacgacgacaacgacgacggcaCCGGCTACGACGACGGCCACGCCGTCCACGGCGACCGCCGCGTCGCCGGAAGCAGCGACCGGCTGGATCGAGTTCTGCGAGAGGCACGCCCGCGCCTCGGCCTCTGACTTTGCCAAGGCGTTCTGCGCCTACGTTAGCCTGAATCTGCCCGAAAGCACCCGTGCCAACCTCTCGCACCGTGACTTCCTGCGCCAGTTCGTCGTTATCTTCTGCGAACACTTTGAGAGCGAGTACCTGCGTCAGAGCGTGAG ATCGCTATCGTTGCACGATACTAGGAGTGTAATTTCCAATGAAAGGGACATAAATCTCGCAAGTCAAAATGCCAATGCACCGGTCCGTGCTTCCTCGCATGAGGAGTTCAGCGATTATTCTGAGCATGAGGGAGAGGCAGTGTCGCCGAAACCTGCCCACAAGCCTTTTTTTCGCAGGTTGTCATTTAAAGGACTTAAAAAGGGCAAGGGTTTCTTCCACAAACAGCAAAGCGACGAAGTTGAGTTATCTCACAGCGAACACCGCAAGGATAAACACTCCAAGGCTAAGCTATCGAAAATTGTGGTGGAATGCCGTAAAGAAGGTATCGTTAACTCCTTGATGGGCGAGAACATAGATGGGACGCAAAAATGGGAAAAGTCACGGTTAGCTTTGATCAAGGCCATTGGCGGCTACATGCTGGAGTTCTACTCTCCGCCGAAGGCTGTGAAGCCACGCAGCGGCGTCTTTTGCTCAGCGATAACGGAGGCTAGGGAAACTACGGCGCTCGAAATGCCGGATCACGAGAACACATTCGTCCTGAAGACCCAGAACATGGAGTTTGTCATCGAGGCGCATGACTCGAACGACATGAAATCGTGGCTGGCGACGATTAGATATTGCATGCGAACGGTGCAGCAGAGCTCTAGCGTTCCCGGCTCCGGGCCGGGAGACTCTTTAGGAGATTCCCTAGGTCACGGTTCGCTGGCTATCGGATCCGATAGCGATAGATTACGAGCCAACTCGGCGAGTAAAAGCTTCCGATCCGCTAGTCATGAACACGGCGAGGACTCACAGGGCAATCCACCAGAATTACCTCCGAGGCTTCATATGCGCAGCAGTAGTAATTTAGAATTATGTTCCTCTCAACAAGAAATCGAGCaaa TGCCTGCTAATGAAGGCGAGCTGGATTTATCGAGTAGCTTACGAGAATACCCGTGGTTTCACGGTACTCTTCCTCGTTCGGATGCCGCACAACTCGTGCTGCATAGTGCAGCTAATGGTCACGGTGTGTTCCTGGTTCGACAGAGCGAAACTAGAAAAGGCGAATTTGtgttaacttttaattttcaaggAAGAGCTAAG CATTTACGAATGACGTTAAACGATCAGGGTCATTGCCGAGTCCAACATCTATGCTTTCCTGCGATATACGATATGCTTGAACACTTTCGTCAAAATGCGATCCCACTCGAATCCGGTGGAACAGCTGATGTTACTTTAACAGAGTACGTAGTGGCGACGAATCACACATCGCGATCCGGGCATCACAACGTGGCGAGTGGCTCAAATGTACAACAGTCGCAAGAGAGGAGACCTCTGCCAGCTGTGGAGCCCAGAGAAGTAAGAGTCTGCAGTGGAAGTCTAACTCCTCTTGTGTGA